The following are from one region of the Sphingobium sp. MI1205 genome:
- a CDS encoding SDR family NAD(P)-dependent oxidoreductase: protein MMEDQRFLGKVAVITGGTRGIGLATVEYLARRGARVALSSRKAEACEAVQQRLEAEGLTCLAVPGHAANDADVARLVDEAVKAFGGIDMAIANAGINPVFDPLTDVAEESWAKVMDTNVGGPRRLARHALPHIAERGGGAMVCVSSVNARFGMVGSGAYGVSKAALEQMVRQLAVEWGGQGIRINGVAPGTTGTDMIRALQDRPGFMDTILSGTPLRRIADPEDVAAVIAFMASDGARHVTGQTLVVDGGQTITRG, encoded by the coding sequence ATGATGGAAGATCAGCGTTTTCTGGGCAAAGTGGCCGTCATCACAGGGGGAACGCGCGGCATCGGCCTTGCCACCGTGGAATATCTGGCGAGGCGCGGGGCGCGGGTAGCGCTCTCGTCCCGGAAGGCGGAAGCTTGCGAGGCGGTGCAGCAGCGGCTGGAAGCGGAAGGGCTCACCTGCCTCGCTGTGCCGGGGCATGCCGCGAACGACGCGGATGTCGCGCGCCTGGTCGATGAGGCGGTCAAGGCCTTTGGGGGGATCGACATGGCGATCGCCAATGCCGGTATCAACCCGGTCTTCGATCCCCTGACCGACGTCGCAGAAGAAAGCTGGGCCAAGGTCATGGACACCAATGTGGGAGGCCCACGCCGTCTGGCGCGTCATGCGCTGCCGCATATCGCCGAGCGGGGCGGAGGGGCGATGGTGTGCGTATCGTCGGTCAATGCGCGCTTCGGCATGGTCGGGAGCGGCGCCTATGGTGTGTCGAAAGCCGCCCTGGAGCAGATGGTGCGCCAATTGGCGGTCGAGTGGGGCGGGCAGGGCATCCGCATCAACGGCGTTGCGCCCGGGACCACCGGAACAGACATGATCCGCGCGCTGCAGGATCGGCCCGGCTTCATGGACACGATCCTCAGCGGCACGCCGCTACGCCGCATTGCTGATCCGGAAGATGTCGCCGCCGTGATTGCGTTCATGGCATCTGATGGCGCGCGTCACGTGACCGGCCAGACGCTGGTGGTGGACGGCGGCCAGACGATCACGCGCGGCTAA
- a CDS encoding nuclear transport factor 2 family protein produces MDDSLEARLRLALDRQEIEHVLKLYCRAIDRCDLELLKTIYHPDGTDDHGAFSGNAMEFAEMIIPSLREGILDGMHTVTHCTIDVDGDFATSESYYWAYQRAPGGEEAVTAFFGQGYADKAKADGTIDGYHDYYCGGRYIDLFERRDGQWRILRRKITNEWNDIRPSTRITDAGHVAHYNLPGRRDRQDPVYLNTIPGRA; encoded by the coding sequence ATGGACGACAGTCTCGAAGCGCGTTTGCGCCTGGCGCTGGATCGGCAGGAAATCGAGCATGTGCTCAAACTCTATTGCCGTGCCATCGATCGGTGCGACCTGGAACTGTTGAAGACCATCTATCATCCCGATGGCACCGACGATCATGGCGCCTTTTCGGGCAATGCCATGGAGTTCGCGGAGATGATCATCCCCTCGTTGCGCGAGGGGATTCTCGACGGCATGCATACAGTCACGCATTGCACCATCGACGTCGATGGTGACTTCGCCACCTCCGAATCCTATTATTGGGCCTATCAGCGCGCGCCGGGCGGCGAAGAGGCGGTGACGGCCTTCTTCGGTCAGGGCTATGCCGACAAGGCGAAGGCCGACGGCACGATCGACGGCTATCATGATTATTATTGCGGCGGTCGCTATATCGACCTGTTCGAACGACGCGACGGCCAGTGGAGGATCCTGCGCCGCAAGATCACCAATGAATGGAACGACATTCGTCCCAGCACGCGCATCACCGATGCGGGCCATGTCGCCCATTATAATTTGCCAGGCCGCCGCGACCGGCAGGATCCCGTCTATCTGAACACGATCCCCGGCCGCGCCTGA
- a CDS encoding TetR/AcrR family transcriptional regulator, protein MLLSAAIGQFAAQGYDAVGVRQIAACAGVDAAMIVHHFGSKLLLWQAAIDQLSAQMLGALKNLTLDAPTEMNVGQRMDQAVGQIVDMLCDTPALSAFVLREIVLENDRSDYSYERLVKPIHDRLRPLIVEYSRPQGSVDADYLFIALTGAVVSTIAARRLFDRISGEPQDDREFRNLLKNTVSAQLAVRVGRARGST, encoded by the coding sequence ATGCTCCTGTCCGCCGCTATTGGGCAGTTCGCCGCGCAGGGCTATGATGCCGTGGGCGTACGGCAGATTGCCGCCTGCGCGGGCGTGGATGCGGCGATGATCGTTCATCATTTCGGCTCGAAACTGCTGTTGTGGCAAGCGGCGATCGATCAGTTATCAGCGCAGATGCTCGGTGCGCTGAAAAACCTAACGCTAGACGCGCCGACTGAGATGAACGTTGGCCAGCGTATGGATCAGGCGGTAGGCCAGATCGTCGACATGCTGTGCGACACGCCCGCCTTGTCGGCATTCGTCCTGCGCGAGATCGTCCTGGAAAATGACCGGTCGGACTATAGCTATGAACGGCTCGTCAAACCGATCCACGACAGGCTGCGGCCATTGATTGTCGAATATTCCCGCCCCCAAGGGAGCGTCGACGCCGACTATCTGTTCATCGCCCTGACCGGGGCCGTCGTCAGCACGATCGCAGCCCGGCGATTGTTCGACCGCATTTCCGGCGAGCCGCAGGATGATCGTGAATTTCGCAACCTTCTTAAGAATACCGTTTCCGCCCAGTTGGCCGTTCGTGTCGGTCGCGCCCGCGGATCCACCTGA
- a CDS encoding phosphotransferase has translation MTSDKIERIKAAFERDQREDRPAVNPGDIPWRYEAITPEWMTHILCKDHPEAKVVSVSLDAPDSGTSNRRRVFVEYNDAGERLGLPKSVFCKATVDLLNRILLSTSALLSETTFYNQIRPQLNIEAPEAYLAVYDTESYASIVVLKDLAGKASFCSHHTQMTLERVKDQMELLAKLHGHFYKSPQLDGELGHMFRYDDRFAALDRDHDFKSMCEAGLRAAADVVPPRLLAREAEVWPATVKASARHGELPLTITHGDVHLKNWYITDEGRMGLGDWQVTSKGHWSRDVAYTITTALTVEQRREWEQQLLRHYLDAFAAAGGEAVPFEEAWFNYRQQLLTTLAWWTMTLTPSKDVPDMQPRDITVEFIRRIAIAIDDLDVLDSFA, from the coding sequence ATGACGTCGGACAAGATCGAACGCATCAAGGCGGCCTTTGAACGCGATCAGCGGGAGGACCGCCCCGCCGTCAATCCGGGCGACATCCCCTGGCGCTATGAGGCGATCACGCCGGAATGGATGACCCATATCCTGTGCAAGGACCATCCGGAGGCAAAAGTCGTCTCCGTCTCGCTGGACGCGCCCGATTCCGGCACATCGAACCGCCGCCGCGTGTTCGTGGAATATAATGACGCGGGCGAGCGTCTCGGCCTGCCCAAATCGGTTTTCTGCAAGGCAACGGTAGACCTGCTCAATCGCATCCTGCTGTCAACGTCAGCCCTGCTGAGCGAGACCACCTTCTACAACCAGATCCGCCCGCAACTGAATATCGAAGCGCCAGAAGCCTATCTGGCGGTCTATGATACGGAATCCTACGCCTCAATCGTGGTTCTGAAGGATTTGGCCGGAAAGGCGAGCTTCTGTTCGCATCATACCCAGATGACGCTGGAGCGGGTGAAGGACCAGATGGAGTTGCTCGCCAAGCTGCATGGTCATTTCTATAAATCGCCGCAGCTGGATGGCGAACTGGGCCACATGTTCCGCTACGATGACCGTTTCGCGGCCCTCGATCGCGACCATGACTTCAAAAGCATGTGCGAGGCGGGTCTGCGTGCGGCTGCTGACGTCGTACCGCCCCGCCTGCTCGCGCGCGAGGCGGAGGTATGGCCCGCGACGGTCAAGGCTTCGGCGCGCCACGGAGAACTGCCGCTCACCATCACACATGGCGACGTGCATCTGAAGAACTGGTACATCACCGATGAGGGTCGGATGGGCCTGGGCGATTGGCAGGTCACATCGAAGGGTCATTGGTCGCGCGATGTTGCCTATACGATCACGACGGCGCTGACCGTTGAGCAACGGCGCGAATGGGAACAACAGCTGCTGCGTCATTATCTCGACGCCTTCGCAGCCGCGGGCGGCGAAGCCGTGCCGTTCGAGGAGGCGTGGTTCAACTACCGCCAGCAGCTGCTGACCACGCTCGCTTGGTGGACGATGACGCTGACGCCGTCCAAGGATGTGCCGGACATGCAGCCGCGCGACATCACCGTCGAGTTCATCCGTCGCATCGCCATCGCCATCGACGATCTCGACGTTCTGGACAGCTTCGCCTGA
- a CDS encoding cytochrome P450 codes for MSKATDTADAPLSFADPAVQRCPFSSYDRLREERPVYHDPVTGNYVLTRYEDVRKALLNVKALRNRTGINSTRSDPTANRIYEEKGWLPIDTLVSNDPPDHRIYRTLVDKVFTPPRVAALEPRIKEIIDELIDNFVDAPEIDFLEAFAVRLPMYVIAEQLGVSRAHMDRFKLWSDVSVESVSPVLTSEREVEIAEILTEMQRYLAAEIESVRQTPNDTLISHLANTDTDGRLLEMRELLSIIHQLLVAGNETTTTTLASGMKLFIEQPALAEEIRQDPARAKPFVEEVLRTLAPIQTLFRRVAEDVEIAGVTIPAGSLVEVRYGAANRDPKQYAEPAKVDLDRTNAASHLAFGAGPHLCIGNQLARGELRLAFQMLTRRLTNFRATRGDDSYSWMTSYIAHGPDQLWMAFDRL; via the coding sequence ATGTCCAAAGCCACCGACACAGCTGACGCACCGCTCAGTTTCGCTGATCCCGCCGTTCAGCGCTGCCCTTTCTCCAGCTATGATCGGCTGCGCGAAGAGCGCCCGGTCTATCATGACCCGGTTACGGGCAACTATGTCCTGACCCGCTATGAGGATGTTCGCAAGGCGCTCCTGAACGTCAAGGCGCTGCGTAACCGGACCGGCATCAATTCGACTCGTTCGGACCCCACGGCCAACCGGATCTATGAGGAAAAGGGATGGTTGCCGATCGACACTCTGGTCTCCAACGATCCGCCGGATCACCGCATCTATCGCACGCTGGTCGATAAGGTGTTCACCCCGCCCCGCGTCGCGGCCCTGGAACCCCGCATCAAGGAGATCATCGACGAGCTGATTGACAATTTCGTCGATGCGCCCGAGATCGACTTCCTTGAGGCCTTCGCCGTGCGCCTGCCCATGTATGTGATCGCCGAGCAGCTCGGCGTCTCGCGCGCGCATATGGACCGCTTCAAACTGTGGTCGGACGTGTCGGTAGAATCGGTGAGCCCTGTTCTGACCTCCGAGCGGGAGGTCGAGATTGCGGAAATCCTTACGGAAATGCAGCGCTATCTGGCGGCGGAAATCGAAAGTGTGCGGCAAACGCCCAACGATACGCTGATCAGCCATCTGGCGAACACCGACACCGACGGGCGTCTGCTGGAGATGCGCGAGCTGCTCAGCATCATCCACCAGTTGCTCGTGGCGGGGAATGAGACGACGACGACGACACTCGCTTCGGGGATGAAGCTGTTCATCGAACAGCCGGCACTGGCCGAGGAAATCCGGCAGGATCCGGCTCGCGCCAAGCCCTTTGTGGAAGAAGTGCTGCGCACGCTTGCGCCCATCCAGACGCTGTTCCGCCGGGTGGCTGAGGATGTGGAAATCGCGGGTGTGACCATCCCGGCGGGGTCTCTGGTCGAGGTGCGCTATGGTGCGGCAAATCGTGACCCGAAACAATATGCGGAACCGGCGAAGGTCGATCTTGATCGCACCAATGCCGCCAGCCATCTTGCCTTCGGCGCGGGGCCGCATTTGTGCATCGGCAATCAGCTGGCCCGTGGCGAACTGCGTCTTGCTTTTCAGATGTTGACGCGGCGGCTGACGAATTTCCGCGCGACACGCGGGGATGACAGCTACAGCTGGATGACCAGCTATATCGCTCATGGCCCCGATCAGCTGTGGATGGCGTTCGACCGGCTCTGA
- a CDS encoding nuclear transport factor 2 family protein: MDMDRNAAIEALLDKEALRDLAARYSRAIDRRDPELLRSVYHDDAIDDHGVVFCDKATIFVDRLSEIMAQFELTAHYICNSSYRIDQERADGELYFIAYHRTLGSDAKHVLVSGRYLDNYEKRAGEWRISHRRLVWDSFVTLDVAPSDMTQLVALGIAGGTDADRCYEALPLMGRGK, translated from the coding sequence ATGGACATGGACCGGAACGCAGCGATCGAGGCGCTGCTGGACAAGGAAGCGTTGCGCGATCTTGCGGCACGCTATTCACGTGCCATCGACCGTCGCGATCCTGAATTGTTGCGATCAGTCTATCATGATGACGCCATCGATGATCATGGCGTCGTATTCTGCGACAAGGCCACGATCTTTGTCGATCGGCTGTCCGAAATTATGGCGCAGTTCGAGCTGACTGCGCATTATATCTGCAACAGTTCCTATCGCATCGATCAGGAACGGGCGGATGGCGAACTCTACTTCATTGCCTATCACCGCACCTTGGGCTCCGATGCGAAGCATGTCCTCGTGTCAGGTCGCTATCTCGACAATTATGAGAAGCGGGCCGGTGAATGGCGGATCAGCCATCGACGTCTGGTCTGGGACAGCTTCGTGACATTAGACGTTGCGCCCAGCGACATGACGCAACTCGTCGCGCTCGGCATTGCCGGCGGCACGGACGCCGACCGGTGCTATGAGGCATTGCCTCTAATGGGCCGGGGGAAATAA
- a CDS encoding acyl-CoA dehydrogenase family protein, giving the protein MQSFYSEEEKAFRAEVRAFVETHLPPDLARQGLHDYHPRRQDQSRWVKILAEKGWSVPHWPAAYGGPGWTGVQRFIFEEEMRRAHAPTADRIGTELVAPVLYTFASEEQRQKYLPAIRKGDTFWAQGFSEPGSGSDLSSLRTRAVRDGDHYVVSGQKTWTTEGQHADMIFMLVRTNAEVKPQAGISALLIDLKSAGITRRPIWTIDEGLTVNEFFFDDVRVPAENLVGEEGAGWSYAKFLLNNERTNSAEVPHTKRDIAQLREIAKIELKNGRPLIEDANFRARLARIEIDTMALETAVLRALTAASHDGGSVASLVKVRGSELRQRVADLADEALGDRGLAICLNPEGEHRMFDDGLTSPVADHGIGIAAKAMFRRATTIYGGANEIQRTLIAKTVLEL; this is encoded by the coding sequence ATGCAGTCATTCTATAGTGAGGAGGAGAAGGCTTTCCGGGCTGAAGTCCGTGCCTTCGTCGAAACCCATCTGCCCCCTGATCTGGCGCGGCAGGGGCTTCATGACTATCACCCGCGACGCCAGGACCAGTCACGCTGGGTCAAGATTCTCGCGGAAAAGGGATGGTCGGTGCCGCATTGGCCGGCAGCTTATGGCGGGCCGGGTTGGACCGGCGTCCAGCGTTTCATCTTCGAAGAGGAAATGCGCCGCGCCCACGCACCGACCGCCGATCGCATCGGCACCGAGCTCGTCGCGCCGGTTCTATACACCTTCGCTTCGGAAGAGCAGCGGCAGAAATATCTGCCCGCTATCCGGAAAGGCGACACATTCTGGGCGCAGGGCTTTTCGGAGCCTGGTTCGGGGTCCGACCTGTCATCGCTGCGCACCCGCGCCGTGCGTGACGGCGATCATTATGTCGTCAGCGGGCAGAAGACCTGGACCACCGAAGGCCAACACGCCGACATGATCTTCATGCTGGTACGTACCAACGCCGAAGTGAAGCCGCAGGCAGGCATCTCCGCGCTGCTGATCGACCTCAAAAGCGCCGGTATCACGCGCCGTCCGATCTGGACGATCGACGAAGGGCTGACCGTCAACGAGTTCTTCTTCGATGACGTGCGCGTACCGGCCGAAAATCTGGTGGGCGAAGAAGGCGCGGGTTGGTCCTATGCCAAGTTCCTGCTGAACAACGAGCGCACCAACAGCGCCGAAGTCCCGCACACGAAGCGCGACATTGCGCAACTGCGCGAAATCGCGAAGATCGAGCTGAAAAATGGCCGCCCCCTGATCGAGGATGCCAATTTCCGAGCGCGGCTGGCGCGGATCGAAATCGACACGATGGCGCTGGAAACGGCGGTGCTGCGCGCGCTGACGGCGGCCTCGCATGACGGTGGATCGGTCGCATCGCTGGTCAAGGTGCGCGGATCGGAGCTGCGCCAGCGCGTGGCCGACCTGGCCGACGAGGCGCTGGGCGATCGTGGCCTTGCGATCTGTCTCAATCCCGAGGGTGAGCACAGGATGTTCGACGATGGCCTCACCTCGCCTGTCGCTGACCATGGCATCGGCATCGCCGCCAAGGCGATGTTCCGCCGTGCCACCACCATCTATGGCGGCGCGAACGAGATTCAGCGCACCTTGATCGCCAAGACCGTTTTGGAGCTTTGA
- a CDS encoding FAD-dependent oxidoreductase, producing the protein MSRDFDVIVIGSGAAGMSAAIEARQAGATVMVLEADDHLGGATRNSTGVVYACNTSTQKEKGISDDADAVYDYIMTLNQHSVRPDLIRYYADECGGMIEWLKEKGIEFPANMLVHSDVTDVQRGHTSKTFGLGIADALINRAGALGVETALGTRVDGFLVEDGKVVGITAEGTELRAPSVIIATGGFGNNPEMLKKWFPTAAYHGDRAWAVHRDAPFILGDGIKLGESVDAQITGFDRGLIQPSPCFDNRYVEAFLPPWLIAVNEQGKRFMAEWESYAVCGYLISEQPGKRCWAIFDHPTMVENGDDLSYADPYNSGLATSSWEELTITREVEKGVAFRADSIAEVARMAGLDPIAVEETVRRYNHDVEVHGEDCQFRKDGNGHKLTPIKTAPFYAVEVRAAIIGFTAAGLDINMDCQVLDTRGRPIEGLYGAGEVLGCFHGKRYAGGGTSIGSSVVFGRRAGVKAAQRALPEAVGA; encoded by the coding sequence ATGTCCCGTGATTTCGACGTCATCGTCATCGGCTCGGGCGCCGCAGGGATGTCCGCCGCCATCGAAGCGCGGCAGGCCGGCGCCACCGTGATGGTGCTGGAGGCCGATGACCATCTGGGCGGCGCGACGCGCAATTCGACCGGCGTCGTCTATGCGTGCAACACCAGCACGCAAAAGGAAAAAGGCATCAGCGATGATGCCGATGCGGTCTATGACTATATCATGACGCTGAACCAGCATTCGGTGCGGCCCGACCTGATCCGCTATTATGCCGACGAATGCGGTGGCATGATCGAATGGCTCAAGGAAAAAGGCATCGAATTTCCGGCTAACATGCTGGTCCATTCCGACGTTACCGACGTCCAGCGCGGCCATACCTCCAAGACCTTCGGCCTGGGCATCGCCGATGCGCTGATCAACCGCGCCGGCGCCCTAGGCGTCGAAACCGCGCTTGGCACCCGTGTTGACGGTTTCCTGGTCGAGGACGGCAAGGTGGTCGGCATCACCGCTGAGGGAACGGAGTTGCGCGCCCCGAGCGTCATCATCGCCACGGGCGGCTTTGGCAACAACCCGGAAATGCTCAAAAAATGGTTCCCCACCGCGGCCTATCATGGCGACCGGGCCTGGGCCGTGCACCGCGACGCCCCCTTCATCCTGGGCGACGGCATCAAGCTCGGCGAGTCCGTGGATGCGCAGATCACGGGGTTCGACCGCGGCCTCATCCAACCCTCCCCCTGCTTCGACAACCGCTATGTCGAAGCCTTCCTGCCGCCCTGGCTCATCGCGGTGAACGAGCAGGGCAAGCGCTTCATGGCCGAATGGGAAAGCTATGCGGTCTGCGGCTATCTGATCAGCGAGCAGCCTGGCAAGCGTTGCTGGGCGATCTTCGATCATCCCACCATGGTCGAAAATGGCGATGATCTGTCCTATGCCGATCCCTATAATAGCGGCCTTGCGACATCGAGCTGGGAAGAACTCACCATCACGCGCGAAGTCGAAAAGGGCGTCGCCTTCCGGGCCGACAGCATTGCCGAAGTCGCGCGCATGGCCGGTCTGGACCCCATCGCCGTCGAAGAGACGGTCCGCCGCTACAATCATGATGTCGAGGTGCATGGGGAGGATTGCCAGTTCCGCAAAGACGGCAACGGTCATAAGCTCACCCCGATCAAGACGGCGCCCTTCTATGCCGTCGAGGTGCGCGCCGCGATCATCGGTTTCACCGCTGCCGGTCTGGACATCAATATGGACTGTCAGGTTCTCGACACGCGTGGTCGGCCGATTGAAGGGCTCTATGGCGCGGGCGAGGTGTTGGGCTGCTTCCATGGCAAGCGCTATGCGGGCGGCGGCACCAGCATCGGCAGTTCGGTGGTCTTCGGACGCCGCGCGGGTGTTAAGGCGGCACAGCGCGCCCTTCCCGAAGCTGTGGGGGCCTGA
- a CDS encoding biotin/lipoyl-containing protein, protein MATEIILPKLGFSMNEGTLAEWLVADGGEVKAGEPLFALESDKSTQEVEAPVSGTLKILKQPGETYEVGTILGEIS, encoded by the coding sequence ATGGCAACGGAAATCATCTTGCCCAAACTCGGTTTTTCGATGAACGAAGGCACGCTGGCCGAGTGGCTGGTCGCCGATGGCGGTGAAGTGAAGGCGGGTGAACCCCTGTTCGCCTTGGAGAGCGACAAGTCGACTCAGGAAGTCGAAGCGCCCGTCTCCGGCACGCTGAAGATCCTGAAGCAACCGGGCGAGACTTATGAGGTCGGCACCATTCTGGGTGAAATCTCCTGA
- a CDS encoding acyl-CoA thioesterase: protein MRRYDATVYNGQWSKDIPTLLELDEVGPDRFRNRHNQRNVYRALFGGQIVAQALAAADRTAPGRTVHSLHAYFLRAGTDIEAIDYQVERIRDGGRFSTRRVVAQQKGQTLFTMECSYRTPVNGFSHYRPSPIPFDPENAFGQDEFSSFTAADGKQYGALFHGHYPIEVRLPGKAGFLEPTTEAKRHYWLRAPGTEGIDDPAVQRQIFAFLSDFMLAGAPLAPHTIALPGPHLFVASLDHCIWFHRDVRCDDWLLFETEGPNAENGVNMARGLVYNRAGELVASLAQEALQYETGDEAGA, encoded by the coding sequence ATGCGGCGATACGATGCGACAGTCTATAACGGACAGTGGAGCAAGGACATTCCGACCTTGCTGGAGCTGGATGAAGTCGGGCCCGATCGATTCCGCAATCGCCACAATCAGCGTAATGTCTACCGCGCCCTCTTCGGGGGACAGATCGTGGCGCAGGCGCTGGCTGCTGCTGATCGTACGGCACCCGGCCGCACTGTGCATTCGCTCCATGCATATTTCCTGCGGGCGGGCACTGATATCGAAGCCATTGATTATCAGGTGGAGCGTATTCGGGATGGCGGGCGCTTTTCCACGCGGCGCGTCGTCGCCCAGCAAAAAGGCCAGACGCTGTTCACCATGGAATGCTCCTATCGGACGCCGGTGAACGGGTTCAGCCATTACCGTCCCAGCCCCATCCCTTTCGATCCGGAAAATGCCTTCGGACAGGACGAATTCAGCTCTTTCACGGCCGCCGACGGGAAACAATATGGCGCACTGTTCCATGGCCATTATCCGATCGAGGTGCGCTTGCCCGGCAAGGCCGGTTTCCTTGAACCTACTACGGAAGCCAAACGCCATTACTGGCTGCGGGCGCCGGGCACAGAAGGCATTGACGACCCCGCGGTGCAGCGGCAGATTTTCGCCTTCCTGTCCGATTTCATGCTCGCCGGAGCGCCGTTGGCGCCGCATACGATCGCGCTGCCCGGCCCGCATCTCTTTGTCGCGAGCCTCGACCATTGCATATGGTTCCATCGTGATGTCCGTTGCGATGACTGGCTGTTGTTCGAAACCGAAGGCCCCAATGCCGAAAATGGCGTGAACATGGCCCGGGGGCTGGTTTACAACCGGGCAGGCGAGTTGGTCGCGTCGCTCGCGCAGGAAGCGCTGCAATATGAAACGGGCGACGAAGCGGGCGCCTGA
- a CDS encoding acyl-CoA dehydrogenase family protein, which translates to MDFSYTSEQESLRDSVKRFVEREFDWEERFRIIRSTEGVAAGHWATFAELGWLGAGLSEEAGGFGGGAIENALIAEELGRGLVTEPFIAHVVATQLLAAIGGDVTADLIAGLVMGEKRIVPALQEPVGRGDWRLIDTKSESHVLNGVKSLVEGGATAEQIIVSARDGDTTSLYLVDLQAPGVTRTIYRTLDNRRVADVCLENVAGTLLASGPEAEAAINRAVEHGIVALCGEALGVMDAALWTTRDYLKVRKQFGTAIANFQALQHRMADMLIETEMTRSILFHALGTMAEGDDDSRAAAVSAAKTHASSGGIYVGAQAIQLHGGIGVTEELNISHYYRRLYVIARQFGDVELHLARFAEATDRTT; encoded by the coding sequence GTGGACTTTTCCTACACATCCGAACAGGAATCCCTGCGCGACAGTGTCAAACGCTTTGTCGAGCGCGAATTTGACTGGGAAGAACGGTTTCGCATCATCCGTTCCACCGAGGGCGTGGCAGCTGGCCACTGGGCGACCTTTGCCGAACTGGGCTGGCTGGGTGCCGGCCTGTCGGAGGAGGCCGGCGGCTTTGGTGGCGGGGCCATCGAAAATGCGCTGATCGCCGAGGAATTGGGGCGCGGTCTGGTGACCGAACCCTTCATCGCTCATGTCGTCGCCACCCAATTGCTGGCCGCGATCGGCGGTGATGTGACGGCAGACCTGATCGCCGGGCTGGTCATGGGTGAGAAGCGCATCGTCCCTGCCCTGCAGGAACCGGTCGGCCGGGGTGACTGGCGGCTGATCGACACAAAGTCCGAGAGCCATGTCCTGAATGGCGTCAAGTCGCTGGTGGAAGGCGGCGCGACGGCGGAACAGATCATCGTTTCCGCTCGGGATGGTGACACCACCAGCCTCTATCTTGTCGATCTGCAAGCGCCCGGCGTGACGCGGACGATCTACCGCACCCTGGACAATCGCCGGGTGGCCGACGTCTGTCTCGAAAACGTCGCCGGCACGCTGCTCGCGTCGGGTCCGGAGGCGGAAGCCGCTATCAACCGCGCCGTGGAACATGGCATCGTCGCGCTTTGCGGAGAAGCCTTGGGCGTTATGGACGCGGCGCTGTGGACGACTCGCGACTATCTGAAGGTTCGCAAGCAGTTCGGCACGGCGATCGCAAATTTTCAGGCGCTGCAGCATCGCATGGCGGACATGCTGATCGAAACGGAAATGACTCGTTCGATCCTGTTCCACGCTTTGGGCACCATGGCCGAGGGCGACGACGATTCACGCGCCGCAGCCGTTTCCGCGGCCAAAACACATGCGTCGAGCGGAGGCATCTACGTCGGTGCGCAGGCGATCCAACTGCATGGCGGCATAGGCGTGACAGAAGAACTGAACATCAGCCATTATTATCGGCGGCTCTACGTCATCGCGCGGCAGTTCGGGGATGTGGAACTGCATCTGGCCCGCTTCGCCGAAGCGACCGACCGCACGACCTAG